The genomic region CTTGATGCCTGTTTCCAAACGGTCGGCAGTTTGCTGGCGGACGAACTGACGCCAGGCACGACGTTCATCCCCATTGGTGTCGGCAGCGTGACCTGCTTCGAGGCGCACTCGCCGCAGCGGGTTGCTTGCTGGTCGAAGGTCGTGGGACGCAAGCCGGGGCGAATGCCGCAGGTCGAAGCAGACATTGTGCTGGCCAACGAAGAAGGGGAAGTCCTGGCCGAAGTGCGCGGTTTGAAGCTGGCACGTCTCGCCAAGATCGACCTGCAGAAGCGTTTGGTTGCTGACGTCGATCGCTGGTACCACGAGGTTAAATGGCTCGAAACGCCGCGGATTGGTAGCCCGCTGACTGTCGATGAGAAGGAAGAATCGGTTTGGCTCATCTTCGGCGATGGCCGTCCGATGACCGAGTATCTCGTCGAGCAGTTGGAGCAACGCAAGCAGAAGGTGCTTCAAGTGTTCCCCGGCACCGAGCTCGAGTTTGGCGAAGTCGATGCCATGCTCGATCCGGCCGAACCTTCCGAGTTCGTCGAACTGCTCCAGTCGCTTAAGCTTTCCGATACACGGAAGCTGCGCGGGGTGATCTACCTGTGGGCACAACAGGATTTGTCCGGCAAAGCGAACGAGTCGATGGTCGATCATGCCCTGGGCTGCCAAGGGCTGCTGCACGTTGCCCAGGCCTTGGGACAGCAAGAGGATCAGGCCCCGCGGCTCTATGTGGTCACGCTTGGTGCCCAACGCATTTACCCGGGCGACAAGATTGGCCATCCGCTGGAAGCCGCCACGTGGGGTCTGGCTGGTGTGATTTCCAACGAACTGCCGAAGCTTAATTGCACACGAGTCGATGTCGATGCTGCCGACCGCGATACGGCTGGCCGTCTGTTTGGCGAGATCTGGGTGCCAGACTCGGAAACGGAAATTGCGTTGCGGGGCGAGAAACGATTTTCGTCGCGACTGATGCCGATGCGACTAGCGGCCGATGGCGAGTTGACGATTCCTGAACAGCCCTATCAGTTGGGCCTGAAGAAGTTCGGCATGCTGACCAATCTGGAATTGGTTCCCAAGCCGCGCATCGAACCAGGCGAGACCGAAGTTGAGATAGCGGTTAAAGCGTCGGGACTCAACTTCCGCGATGTGCTCCGTGCGCTTGGGATGCTGCAGGAATACGAGAAAGAGATCGGCATTCTTACTGAAGCGGACGTTACCTTCGGCTTCGAGTGCAGTGGTGTCGTCACTGCCGTCGGCAACAAGGTGAAGGACCTGAGCGTCGGCGACGAGGTTATCGCGCTTTCCACGGCAAGCATGACTAGCCATTTGCTGGTCGATCAAAACTACGTGGCCAAGAAGCCGAGCAGTCAGACGTTTGACGAAGCGGCGACAATTCCGCTTGCGTTCCTGACCGCACACTACGGCTTGGTACGACTGGCCAAGCTTCGCAAAGGAGAACGAGTTCTCATTCATGCCGCAGCTGGTGGCGTGGGGCAAGCTGCGGTTGCGATTGCACAAGCGGTCGGTGCCGAGATCTACGCGACCGCCAGCAAAGGGAAATGGGACTTCCTGCATTCGCTGGGGATCAAGCATGTTTACGACTCGCGGACGACCCTCTTCAGTGATCAGATCCTGGAAGCGACGGCCGGCGAAGGGGTTGATGTTGTCCTCAATAGCTTGAACCAGGAATTCATTCCCAAGAGTGTCGAGTGCCTGGCAAAGGATGGCCGTTTTGTCGAGATCGGCAAGATCGGTGTCTGGACGCCTGAGCAGTTTGCGGAAGTGCGACCCGGTGCTACTTACTTCCCGTTTGATCTTGGGGACGAAGAACGCAAGTCGCCTGGCCTAATCGCGGCGATGCTGGCAGAACTGTTGCCGCAGTTCGAGTCGCATAAGTTGACTCCCCTTCCCTTCCAGGCCTATCGCATCGAAGACGCTGTTGAAGCGTTTCGCTTTATGCAGCAGGCCAAGCACCTGGGTAAGGTTGTGCTGCAGATGACGCCACCAACTGGCGAGCGTCCGTTGATTCGCGGTAATGCCACCTATCTGATCACCGGCGGAACCGGGGCGATTGGGTTAGAGCTTGCTCAATGGTTGATCGAGCAGGGGGCTAAGAGCATTGTGCTTACCAGTCGCAGCGGCAAGGCCGACGATGCGACTGCCGAGCGGATCGCAGGCTGGGAAAGTGAAGGAGCTACGGTCACCATTTCGACCATGGATGCCGCCAGGGCCGATCAAGTGGCGGCTGTGCTCGCATTCATCAAAACAGAACTTCCACCCTTGGCAGGCGTTTTCCACGCTGCCGGTGTGCTGGACGACGCAACGATCGCGCAGCAGTCGTGGGATCGGTTTGCCAAGGTACTGCCGGCTAAGGTGGATGGTTCGTGGTACTTGCATCAGCAAACACGCGAACTGCCGTTGGATTACTTCGTTTGCTTCTCGTCGATCGCCGCGATGATTGGTTCGCCTGGGCAAGCCAATTATGCCGCAGCGAACGCGTTTATGGACGCCCTGTGCGCCGGTCGCTGTTCCGAGGGGCTGACCGGCCTGAGCATCAACTGGGGGCCATGGAGCGGCGGTGGCATGGCCAAGTCGGCCGATGCCCGAAGACTCGCTGGAATTGGTTTAGGCATGATCGCTCCGCAGCAAGGTTTGCTGGCCTTGGAAGAGCTTCTGCCGACGCGTTACGCCGACGTGGGTGTGTTTCCGGTCGACTGGTCGAAGTTCCTCAAGCAGTTTGGTCGCAACAAGCATCCGCGTCTCTTGGACGAACTCGCCAAGATTCATCGGCAAGAACGCGTCGTTGGCGCGGCCACCGGCGGGGCGCTTCGCGATCGTTTGGGGGCAGCGGATGACGACAAGCGAGCCGCGATGATTGGCGATTATGTAGCCGATCAGGCCGCCAAGACGCTTGGTATTAGTGCTTCGCAGTTGGATCGCGCCAAGCCATTGGCCGAAATGGGACTCGATTCGCTGATGGGGATCGAACTGAAGAACGCGATCGAAGCCGAGCTTGAGATCGACATTCCGGTCGAGGAGTTCTCGCAAGATACCACCGTTACCAGCCTGGCGACCGCCGTGGCGAACCTGGTAGGAGTCGAAGGAGATTTCACATCGAGCGGCGGTGGCGAAGTTTCGGCACCAGCGGCGAAGGAAAAGCCTGCCCGTGCCCTGGAAGATATTCCCGCGTCCGACTTCCAGACCGACCAGTTCCCTGAAGTGATCGAGCTACAAGAGCGTATCGCGCGGTTTGCTCGGATGGGGATGGAAAGCCCTTACTTCGACGTCCACGAAGGAACCACGCGGGATACGGCCATCATTGGCGGTCGCGAGTTCATTTGCTTCAGTAGTTACAACTATGTCGGCAGCAGCGGCGATCCGGAAGTTACCGCCGCCGCCAAGGCCGCGATCGATCAATTCGGTACCAGCGTTTCCGCCAGTCGTGTGGTCTCGGGCGAAAAGACGATTCATGGCGAGCTGGAACGCAAGATTGCCCAGTTCCTGGGTACTGAGAGTTCGGTTTGTTTCGTCGGTGGTCACTCGACCAACGAAACCACGATCGGCCACCTGATGAACCCAGGCGACCTGATTCTGCACGACGAACTGGCCCACAACAGCCTGGTGCAAGGGTGTATCCTTTCGGGCGCTCAGCGCCGTGCTTTTCCGCACAACGATACGGCTGCCTGCGAGCGGATGCTGGCCGAGATGCGGGGTAAGTACCGCCGGGCCGTGATTGTGGTCGAGGGTGTCTACAGCATGGACGGCGACTACTGCGACTTGCCTAAGCTGGTCGAGATCAAGGAAAAGCACAAGGCAATGCTCTTCGTCGACGAGGCCCACTCGATCGGCACGATGGGCAAAACAGGCCGAGGTATTTGCGAGCACTACGGCATCCCAGGCTCGCGCATCGATTTCCTGATGGCTACGCTCAGCAAGTCTCTGGGTAGCTGCGGCGGCTACATCGCCGGCAAGAAGACGATGATCGAGTACCTCAAGTACACGGCCCCTGGCTTTGTGTTCAGCGTGGGGATGCCCCCGTCGAACGCGGCCGCGGCGTTGGCATCGTTCGAGCGAATCGAGAAGCACCCCGAAGTGGTCGCCAAGTGCATGAGCAATTCTCGTTTGTTCCTTAAGCTGGCCAAGGAAAGAGGACTCGATACGGGGCTCAGCAACAATACGCCGGTCGTTCCGGTGATCACCGGTAACTCGCTGCTGGCCTTGCGGCTGTCGCGAGCCTTGTACGCTCGCGGTTACAACGTGCAGCCGATTATGTACCCCGCGGTGGAAGAGAAAGCGGCGCGTCTGCGGTTCTTCATCACCAGTTGCCACAGCGAAGAACAAATTCGCCAAACGGTTGACGCGACGGCCGAAGAGCTGGAAAAATTGAAAGCCGAATCGAACGACGCGGTGAAATAGGTGACCCGCGCGGCTCGCTTGGTGTACGAAAGAGGGACCGTCAGGTGGCAATCGCAACTCCAACTCAAACCGTGGCACTGTTGACCAAGCGGTGCCTGACGATGGATGAATTGGAAAGCCACCTGAACAACAACGGCATTAAGTGTTATCAGGAAGATGGCATCGAGTCGGATGGGACTCTATATAAGTTTCTAAGGACAGGATTGCGCGGGCAGGGACCTGATCTGTGGATCAATGTTCATCATGCTCGTTGGCCAGAAGTAATCGAACCTCACATAGGAACTTGGGGCGATCACACTTTCACAGATGGCTTGAAGCGGGCCGTTCAATTTCAGGTGAATTGGAAAGACGCTGCCAAGGCCGTTCAAGAGCATCAAGCCGTTGTGCTCGTTCAACGGTTTCAATCACCGGCCGATCTGTGTTCGCCAACTGAGCAGATGGCGATTGCCGTTGAGCTCGCGAGGGTGAGTCTCGCTATCGGAGCGATGCCTGAAGTCGTTGCCTACTTCTGTCCAGGCGGTGAAGTTCTGCTCCCCATTGCCATGCTCGACGAGATTCTACCGGCGAGCAAGCTTACGGGAATTCCACCGCTTGATCTGTTTACTAATCTGCGATTGTCATGGCTGGATGATCGCTGGGTGATTTTCGAAACGATTGGCAATGCTCAGTTGGGTTTGCCTGATTTCGAGGTCTACGCCGATAGTCAACAGCACGACTTGAATGAAATCGCTGCCTGGCTGCGGCGTTGGAGTTTGCAGCATTTCCAGGCCGAGAAAGCGCTCCAAGATGGATCGGTTGCCAGTGGCCCAGGTGGCGCAAGCTTCGACGTGATCTATGCCAAGGATGCCCTCTTGGCTCCTAAACGGTTAGTGATTCGATTGATCGCCCAGGATGAAGCCAAGATGCCAGGCGGTCTACCGGCACGACTTCGTATCGATCGAGCGTAGGCTAATCGGCCGAGTTGCGATTCTTTCGCTGGGATTGCTTTTCCCAGTAACGCAACAGTTCTTTGCCAATGCTCAGGATGGTCAGCAGTAGCATCGGGGCTGCCAGGGTGACGAACATGAAGCTGAAACGATTGGAGAGGACACCTTCTTTGGAGTCGTTCAGCATGTAGTGTCCCATGACGAAGAGCACGCTCAGCAGGAAGGTGGCCAGCATGATCGAACCGATGCCAAAGCGTGGTCGCCACGGACCTTTCGGCTGCGGTTGATGGGCTTCGGGAGTGTCGTCGTCAAAAAGGGGATCGTCGCCCATTTTTAGGACATGGCTGCCAAGATAGGATCGTGGAGAGAATGAATTCGATTCAGCAGATCTTCCTGAGTCAGGTCATTGGACATCGGGATCATAAGATACTTGCCCAGTCGGCTGCAACAGTCGAGCACGATCTGCCGTGAATTGGGGGAAGCGAATCCATACTGGCATGGTTCGTGGCCGGTAATGAAGAGCTCGACCCCCAACTGCTCGGCCAGGTAGTCGACATTCTCTTGGCGGAAGTCACGCCCCCACACCAGGCGATGCAGTGAGCCACCACAACTTCGATCGTGACAGGTGAGTTCCCGGTCGAAGATCGAGGTATCGAATGGCTCTTCGTCGCACTGCTTGGGCAGGCTATGGGTGACCATGATCTGATCCCCAATCCGGATCGCGATGGGAAGGCTCGCCAGAAACTCCAACTGGGCGGACCGGACCATTGGCACGGCATCGCCGTACATTTGTCCCATACCACAGCGGAACATCAGGTTGAGCATCTTGCCCGCTTTCATGATCGGAAAGTCGGTCAGTTCGGCCAGTTCATGGTTGGAGATGAGAAAGTGCACTTGGTTCGGGAAGCGAATCACCAGTTGAGCGATATCTTCGAGCATCAGGTGAGACATGCACCCGCCCGCTTTGGGATAGGTCGGTCCCCCATGGCACACTTCCTGAAATACCAAGTGCCGACGTGGATTACTCTCTAGATCGGCGATATGGAGGATCTGGCGGAAGTTGGTGCGGTTGCCGTGCAGGTCGGCCGTTACCATCACATCATCGGTGTTCGATGTATCCAGGTAGACGACATTGCCTCGCCGAAGCGAAGACTCCCGCAAGATTTGCCCGGCTTTTCGGTAAGACTCAACCGTGTTTTGGGCCACGCTGGCGGCGACAGTCATAGGCTTTGATGCAAGCAATAGAAAGGAATCAGAAAACACTGGCGATGTTTTATTGTTGCCAGTCAGCCCCTTCGAGGCAAACCTTATTCGTTTAATGGCCGATTGTATGGATTATTTGGACGGCGATGGCCGGGTGAATGCCTGGTCAGGAAGTTTCTCTCATATTTTCCTGAATTGGTGCCCGGTTCCCTATGGGAATGGGACCTATACTTCCAGTGAACTCTTCACCTTTTCTCATTGCGTTCAGAAGTCCGATGAACTCCGATCGTCGAAATTCGATGCGATTTTCCGTCGCTCCCTCGCGGGTCAAAGCCCAGCTGAGGGTAGGTAAAGATACCTACAAGGCGGAGTTATTGGACGAATCGATGGCTGGGTTTGCTGTCGCTGTCGAAATCCCACGACGCAAACTCGGAGAACAAGGTTTTGTCTGCGAGTCGGATTGCCCTTTATTCGGGGAAATCGCCCGACTGACGGTATCTGGGCATAGTGAATATGAAGTCCAGATCATCAGTATTGTGCCTCGGGAGGATGATTCCGCCTCGGCCACCAAATCACGTGTCAGCTTGCGTTTGGGTACGCGAGTGGTGCGAGAGATCTACGGAGAGGACCGAAACTCGGTCGGACGAAATCTCCGCCTGGTGGCAGCCATGGGGCTTGCCATCCTCTTCTCGCTTTACTGTACGGCCCAGTCCTTTTCAGGGCATCTGGCCTCGATGGTTCCGACAACGGAACTGGCCTGGGGTGACATGCTAGAGCAGTGGAAGATTCTGGGCTCGGGTGAACGTTCTTGGCGGAAGGAGATCGCCCATGCCACCAGCCATGGTTATGTCGTACCGAACACTCCGGAAATGACAGAGCTCATCGAGTTTTCCAAGGCGTTGCCTACTCTGCATCGTGTAGAAAAGGTAATGCTTTTCCAGCAGGACAGTCAGTTTCTACAGCAACTCAATTTGACGGCCGAGCAAACGCTGGCTGTTCGCAAAATCGCCATGGAAGCAGCCGCTGCCATGGAGCAACTGTGGATGCAGCTCAAGCACGAGCACCAGGCGTTCGAACAGCAACTGGGCATCCTCCTGGTCGAGCTAGAAACTCGCATTCTCGCCAATTTGAGCTCCACCCAGGCCAAAATGTGGATGCACGCCCAGTTCGGCTAAGCTCCGCTAGCACTGGAACATTTCTGACGGCTGAACCCTGAATTCTGTAACGGCTGGTAGGGATTGACCTGATTTGTTCAATTTTCCCGGATCTTAGGCCGATCAATCCTAGTGGACTTGCCTGGTAGAGACACTTGGCGAGCGATAGATTTCGGCACGAGGCTCCTGCACCTTCGCGCTGAAATGAATGACCCCCAAACGACCCAACGCCGTGCCCGCAAACGCGCGAGGAAATTCAACATGAATCGCTTGTTCTTCATTCTGGCAGCCGTATGCCTTCTGGCGGGAAGTGGCTGCTGCCATCATATCGGGGCGAGCCCCTGCAATAACCCGACCAGCGTAAGTGCTCCGCCACCGGCCGTTCAAGGCGGTCCTGGTTCGGCCCAAGTCACCTATCCGTATTACACCACACGCGGGCCGCGCGACTTCCTGGATCCGGCTCCGTTCGATATCGGATACTAAGCGTTCGTCGCAATTTGGAACACGAAGACGCGAGTGCCGCCCATCAGATTCTTCTGGGGGCGGCACTTTTTTGCGCGCTCATGGTTTGAATGCGACTCGAAAATGTCAGGCTGCGTAGTTCCTCAAATTCCCCTGATTTGTGATGCCAAGGCACCACTGCGAGGTGGCAGACCAAGATTCATGCAAAACGTGCGTTAAATATGGGGCCGTATCCCCCCGCTAATCCTTGACAATCGTCATCGCTGCCCCTATGTTGCCGTGCTGGTATCATCGATACTAAGTATCGCTTTAGTCAACCAGCATCTGCGCTTACGTCAAATCTATGACGCGCAAGTTTGCGAAAGCTCCTCAGGCATCCACATGGATACGACGATCGTCACGGACCTTCAAGTTGTCGCCCGTGAAGTTGGTATTCCTCTCGAGAAAGTTCAACGAACTGTCGAACTGCTTGATGACGGGAACACCGTTCCGTTCATTACACGCTACCGAAAAGACGAAACCGGTGGCTTGGATGAAGAGCAGA from Blastopirellula marina harbors:
- a CDS encoding type I polyketide synthase, coding for MQPKHEPIAVIGIGCRLPGADSPEAFWNLLIEGRDAIGEVPPDRWDVDRLYDPEPATPGKMYTRRGGFLSNVADFDPTLFGISGREAEKMDPQQRLLLEVTWEAFENAGIPVKSLGNSATGVYVGISNSDYARLLFRGLDSLSAYSATGTSLSIAANRLSYLFNFRGPSIAVDTACSSSLVSAHLACQGLQSGETDLAVAAGVNLILTPEGTITFCQARMMAPDGRCKTFDASADGYVRGEGCGAVILKRLRDAERDGDRVLAVIHGTAVNQDGLTNGLTAPNGPSQQEVLKAALDNAQLEPQAIELIEAHGTGTSLGDPIEVRSLKNVLGMGRDAQHPLRLGSVKTNIGHLESAAGIAGLLKLVLSLSKGQIPPHLNFETLNPYIDLSGAQVEIVTEAKSWNSVAGSRLAGVSAFGFGGTNCHVIIGDYVSKEAKTQATSQKDRPRHIIPLSTQTYDGLPLLAERYLEELEVESISLADFAHSVAVGRSTLDARAFVNATDKQEAMASLHKLVEKGAKDATDGQPVRRRNKVVFLFTGQGSQYAGMGCELYQSHPVYREAIDRCAAELKKYDVPLLDVLFAESDSDTIHQTAMSQPTLFATEYALYQLWKSWGITPSMAIGHSVGEYVAACVAGVFSLEDALKLIALRGKLMQSLPTGGAMLAVSAGADRVETLLNGHAGQVGIAAVNSPQQTVLSGAAEAIDQVAELCQTEGIRATRLTVSHAFHSKLMDPILDEFEQAVSSIELKPAAFPIAANLTGELSKDAFTKPQYWRQHLREAVRFADGIQAIAVKGGNVFVEVGPQPVLSGLGRVSVPGKENAWLPSLRSGRDDWQMMLNSLGELFEIGVAIDWQAFDAPYARKRIDLPTYPFVRSRFWAPDTMPVSSGEDFGTGTGLMPARTSHPLLGVKIPTATEEVLFQANLAPGFPAYLNDHQLFGNPVFPATGYIELALGAASAHFEEGQYAVEQLQVQQPLVFEQQHSKTVQIVLTPEEFGYASFRILSAETSESDDTIWKLHAAGKIAPAAARPEKADLQEAFFRMEKQVEVAEFYAGAKQSGLQYGHAFQGIKQLGNGEDEALAEVALPTELQSDARNYRLHPALLDACFQTVGSLLADELTPGTTFIPIGVGSVTCFEAHSPQRVACWSKVVGRKPGRMPQVEADIVLANEEGEVLAEVRGLKLARLAKIDLQKRLVADVDRWYHEVKWLETPRIGSPLTVDEKEESVWLIFGDGRPMTEYLVEQLEQRKQKVLQVFPGTELEFGEVDAMLDPAEPSEFVELLQSLKLSDTRKLRGVIYLWAQQDLSGKANESMVDHALGCQGLLHVAQALGQQEDQAPRLYVVTLGAQRIYPGDKIGHPLEAATWGLAGVISNELPKLNCTRVDVDAADRDTAGRLFGEIWVPDSETEIALRGEKRFSSRLMPMRLAADGELTIPEQPYQLGLKKFGMLTNLELVPKPRIEPGETEVEIAVKASGLNFRDVLRALGMLQEYEKEIGILTEADVTFGFECSGVVTAVGNKVKDLSVGDEVIALSTASMTSHLLVDQNYVAKKPSSQTFDEAATIPLAFLTAHYGLVRLAKLRKGERVLIHAAAGGVGQAAVAIAQAVGAEIYATASKGKWDFLHSLGIKHVYDSRTTLFSDQILEATAGEGVDVVLNSLNQEFIPKSVECLAKDGRFVEIGKIGVWTPEQFAEVRPGATYFPFDLGDEERKSPGLIAAMLAELLPQFESHKLTPLPFQAYRIEDAVEAFRFMQQAKHLGKVVLQMTPPTGERPLIRGNATYLITGGTGAIGLELAQWLIEQGAKSIVLTSRSGKADDATAERIAGWESEGATVTISTMDAARADQVAAVLAFIKTELPPLAGVFHAAGVLDDATIAQQSWDRFAKVLPAKVDGSWYLHQQTRELPLDYFVCFSSIAAMIGSPGQANYAAANAFMDALCAGRCSEGLTGLSINWGPWSGGGMAKSADARRLAGIGLGMIAPQQGLLALEELLPTRYADVGVFPVDWSKFLKQFGRNKHPRLLDELAKIHRQERVVGAATGGALRDRLGAADDDKRAAMIGDYVADQAAKTLGISASQLDRAKPLAEMGLDSLMGIELKNAIEAELEIDIPVEEFSQDTTVTSLATAVANLVGVEGDFTSSGGGEVSAPAAKEKPARALEDIPASDFQTDQFPEVIELQERIARFARMGMESPYFDVHEGTTRDTAIIGGREFICFSSYNYVGSSGDPEVTAAAKAAIDQFGTSVSASRVVSGEKTIHGELERKIAQFLGTESSVCFVGGHSTNETTIGHLMNPGDLILHDELAHNSLVQGCILSGAQRRAFPHNDTAACERMLAEMRGKYRRAVIVVEGVYSMDGDYCDLPKLVEIKEKHKAMLFVDEAHSIGTMGKTGRGICEHYGIPGSRIDFLMATLSKSLGSCGGYIAGKKTMIEYLKYTAPGFVFSVGMPPSNAAAALASFERIEKHPEVVAKCMSNSRLFLKLAKERGLDTGLSNNTPVVPVITGNSLLALRLSRALYARGYNVQPIMYPAVEEKAARLRFFITSCHSEEQIRQTVDATAEELEKLKAESNDAVK
- a CDS encoding DUF4261 domain-containing protein, with the translated sequence MAIATPTQTVALLTKRCLTMDELESHLNNNGIKCYQEDGIESDGTLYKFLRTGLRGQGPDLWINVHHARWPEVIEPHIGTWGDHTFTDGLKRAVQFQVNWKDAAKAVQEHQAVVLVQRFQSPADLCSPTEQMAIAVELARVSLAIGAMPEVVAYFCPGGEVLLPIAMLDEILPASKLTGIPPLDLFTNLRLSWLDDRWVIFETIGNAQLGLPDFEVYADSQQHDLNEIAAWLRRWSLQHFQAEKALQDGSVASGPGGASFDVIYAKDALLAPKRLVIRLIAQDEAKMPGGLPARLRIDRA
- a CDS encoding metallophosphoesterase, with the protein product MTVAASVAQNTVESYRKAGQILRESSLRRGNVVYLDTSNTDDVMVTADLHGNRTNFRQILHIADLESNPRRHLVFQEVCHGGPTYPKAGGCMSHLMLEDIAQLVIRFPNQVHFLISNHELAELTDFPIMKAGKMLNLMFRCGMGQMYGDAVPMVRSAQLEFLASLPIAIRIGDQIMVTHSLPKQCDEEPFDTSIFDRELTCHDRSCGGSLHRLVWGRDFRQENVDYLAEQLGVELFITGHEPCQYGFASPNSRQIVLDCCSRLGKYLMIPMSNDLTQEDLLNRIHSLHDPILAAMS